A portion of the Halopelagius inordinatus genome contains these proteins:
- a CDS encoding M24 family metallopeptidase — protein sequence MPAAFERRTRDAQTALSDAGADALVCFPSQNLFYLTGFDEDPGERHLLCLLPAEGDPTFLVPELYEKQVREASWIDDVRTWADGDDPLAAVESVVSDLGLPESPHVLVDDTMWARFTHDLRAALPDATFGLASEVLSAIRVRKDEAELDAMRRAAAAADEAMDAVRAMGADAVGLSERELAQEIERRLAEAGGDGVSFETIVGAGPNGAMPHHHHGDREVRAGEPVVLDFGTRVDGYPSDQTRTVVFDGDPSETFEDVHAVVRDAVAAGVDAVEPGVTAESVDRAAREVIEEAGYGDRFVHRTGHGVGLDVHEEPYIVTGNDRELEAGMVFSVEPGVYLPEEFGVRIEDLVAVTADGCERLNRTDRGWEC from the coding sequence ATGCCCGCCGCCTTCGAGCGACGAACACGCGACGCTCAGACTGCGCTCTCGGACGCCGGTGCCGACGCGCTCGTCTGTTTCCCGAGCCAGAACCTGTTTTACCTCACCGGGTTCGACGAAGACCCCGGAGAGAGACATCTGCTCTGTCTTCTCCCCGCCGAGGGGGACCCGACGTTTCTCGTCCCCGAACTGTACGAAAAACAGGTCCGAGAGGCGTCGTGGATCGACGACGTGCGGACGTGGGCCGACGGCGACGACCCCCTCGCAGCGGTCGAATCTGTCGTTTCTGACCTCGGCCTCCCGGAGTCGCCGCACGTTCTCGTCGACGACACCATGTGGGCGCGCTTCACGCACGACTTGCGGGCGGCGCTTCCGGACGCGACGTTCGGACTCGCGAGCGAGGTGCTCTCCGCCATCCGGGTTCGGAAGGACGAGGCGGAACTGGACGCGATGAGACGGGCGGCCGCCGCCGCGGACGAGGCGATGGACGCCGTCCGCGCGATGGGCGCCGACGCCGTGGGACTGTCCGAACGCGAACTCGCACAGGAGATAGAGCGACGGTTGGCCGAGGCGGGCGGCGACGGCGTCTCTTTCGAGACCATCGTCGGGGCGGGACCGAACGGCGCGATGCCGCACCACCACCACGGGGACAGAGAGGTGCGCGCGGGCGAACCCGTCGTCCTCGACTTCGGGACGCGCGTGGACGGTTATCCCAGCGACCAGACCCGGACTGTCGTCTTCGACGGCGACCCCTCGGAGACGTTCGAGGACGTCCACGCCGTCGTGCGGGACGCGGTGGCGGCGGGCGTGGACGCAGTCGAACCCGGCGTCACGGCGGAGTCGGTGGACCGCGCCGCGCGAGAGGTCATAGAGGAGGCGGGCTACGGCGACCGGTTCGTCCACCGGACGGGTCACGGCGTCGGACTCGACGTCCACGAGGAGCCGTACATCGTCACCGGAAACGACCGCGAACTGGAGGCTGGGATGGTGTTCAGCGTCGAACCCGGCGTCTACCTGCCCGAGGAGTTCGGCGTCCGGATAGAGGACCTGGTCGCCGTCACGGCGGACGGTTGCGAACGGTTGAACCGCACCGACCGCGGATGGGAGTGCTGA
- a CDS encoding histidine kinase N-terminal 7TM domain-containing protein — protein sequence MAWQTTLASPLFVLSAGVSVALALSFLHRRDRPGARELSLLFFGLAGWATMSLGELSSVGIEQKLLFARISYGFVGTTSIAWFVFATAYTDQWAFRPWMWAGLGSVPVVVVAAAWTSPASGLLWTAATTESVNGVSYIATEKGPVFYLFIVFAYSLVVLGSVFLGRLALVSRREYRDQSLLLLTGLATTWLTNVFHFLGLLPIRFDPTPLAFTVSGGLFALATVEFDLFDVLPAAREAVRDHVIDDLRDGVVVAAEGDISDINPAAERMLGPTAGGIGGEPLAAVAPELAARLEAGERTFEYAPEDSEAIYDVRVSSFTSMTGRVEGEVLTLRDVTERRQREQRLSVMNRVLRHDLRNDLNVVSGYASLVADDEEDEADRRAAAETIVRRVDSMTELADKARSVERALDSEMRPRESFDLGPKLRETVADAERDAPDATVEYVGPDVVPVEAIPLVGVAFENLVENAVRHGGDSPTVEVRAELGDETVVTVSDDGPGIPDHELEAVRGDGETPLQHASGFGLWLVQWFVTHSGGCVSLSTGESGTVSRVTLPRGSSGAGERTNGAREMDATTDSP from the coding sequence ATGGCTTGGCAGACGACTCTCGCCAGTCCGCTCTTCGTTCTCTCTGCGGGAGTCTCGGTCGCGCTCGCTCTCTCGTTTCTGCACCGGCGCGACAGACCCGGTGCGCGGGAACTCTCGTTGCTGTTTTTCGGACTCGCGGGCTGGGCGACGATGTCGCTCGGCGAGCTTTCGAGCGTCGGCATCGAACAGAAACTCCTGTTCGCGCGCATCTCGTACGGGTTCGTCGGGACCACGAGCATCGCGTGGTTCGTGTTCGCGACGGCGTACACGGACCAGTGGGCGTTCCGGCCGTGGATGTGGGCCGGTCTCGGGTCGGTTCCGGTCGTCGTCGTGGCCGCGGCGTGGACGTCTCCGGCGTCGGGGCTCCTGTGGACCGCCGCGACGACCGAATCGGTAAACGGCGTCAGCTACATCGCCACGGAGAAAGGTCCGGTCTTCTACCTGTTTATCGTCTTCGCGTACTCGCTCGTCGTCCTCGGGTCGGTCTTTCTGGGCCGTCTCGCGCTGGTCTCGCGGCGGGAGTATCGGGACCAGAGCCTGTTGCTTCTCACCGGATTGGCGACGACGTGGCTGACGAACGTGTTTCACTTTCTCGGCTTGCTCCCCATACGCTTCGACCCGACGCCGCTTGCGTTCACCGTTTCGGGCGGCCTGTTCGCTCTCGCCACCGTCGAGTTCGACCTGTTCGACGTGCTTCCGGCGGCGCGCGAGGCGGTCAGAGACCACGTCATCGACGATTTGCGCGACGGAGTCGTCGTCGCCGCCGAGGGCGATATCTCGGACATCAACCCCGCCGCAGAGCGGATGCTCGGACCGACCGCGGGCGGCATCGGCGGAGAACCGCTGGCCGCCGTCGCGCCGGAACTGGCGGCCCGCCTCGAAGCCGGTGAACGAACGTTCGAGTACGCGCCGGAGGATTCGGAGGCCATCTACGACGTGCGCGTCTCCTCCTTCACGTCGATGACGGGACGGGTCGAAGGAGAGGTGTTGACGCTGCGGGACGTGACCGAACGGCGGCAACGCGAACAGCGGTTGAGCGTGATGAACCGCGTTCTCCGCCACGACCTCCGGAACGACCTCAACGTCGTCTCCGGCTACGCGTCGCTCGTCGCCGACGACGAAGAAGACGAGGCCGACCGCCGCGCCGCCGCCGAAACTATCGTCCGGCGCGTCGATTCGATGACCGAACTGGCCGACAAGGCTCGCTCCGTCGAACGCGCGTTAGACAGCGAGATGCGACCGCGAGAGTCGTTCGACCTCGGCCCGAAACTCCGCGAGACGGTCGCAGACGCCGAACGGGACGCTCCCGACGCGACGGTAGAGTACGTCGGACCGGACGTGGTTCCGGTAGAGGCGATACCGCTCGTCGGCGTCGCCTTCGAGAACCTCGTCGAGAACGCTGTCAGACACGGCGGCGATTCTCCGACGGTCGAGGTTCGCGCCGAACTCGGCGACGAGACGGTCGTCACGGTCAGCGACGACGGACCCGGAATCCCCGACCACGAACTGGAGGCGGTACGCGGTGACGGCGAGACGCCGCTTCAGCACGCGAGCGGGTTCGGTCTCTGGTTGGTACAGTGGTTCGTGACCCACTCGGGCGGTTGCGTCTCTCTGTCCACGGGCGAGTCGGGCACCGTCTCTCGCGTGACGCTCCCCCGCGGGTCGTCGGGGGCCGGCGAGCGAACGAACGGTGCGAGGGAGATGGACGCTACCACCGACTCGCCGTGA